In Streptomyces sp. NBC_01551, one DNA window encodes the following:
- a CDS encoding gamma-glutamylcyclotransferase: protein MSLYAAYAGNLDPRLMTRRAPHSPLRGTGWINDWRLTFGGEQMGWEGALATIVEAPRHQVFVALYDIAPLDEDSMDRWEGVGLDIYRRMRIRVHTLDGEEAAWCYVLNGYEGGLPSARYLGEIADAAESAGAPHDYVMELRKRPC, encoded by the coding sequence ATGTCGCTCTACGCCGCGTACGCCGGCAACCTCGACCCGCGGCTGATGACGCGCCGCGCACCCCATTCGCCGCTGCGCGGCACGGGCTGGATCAACGACTGGCGGCTGACCTTCGGCGGCGAGCAGATGGGCTGGGAGGGCGCGCTCGCGACGATCGTCGAAGCGCCGCGCCACCAGGTCTTCGTCGCCCTGTACGACATCGCGCCGCTGGACGAGGACTCCATGGACCGGTGGGAGGGCGTCGGGCTCGACATCTACCGCCGCATGCGCATCCGCGTCCACACCCTGGACGGCGAGGAGGCGGCCTGGTGCTACGTCCTCAACGGCTACGAGGGCGGCCTCCCCTCGGCCCGCTACCTCGGCGAGATCGCCGACGCGGCCGAATCCGCGGGCGCGCCGCACGACTACGTGATGGAACTGCGCAAGCGCCCCTGCTGA
- a CDS encoding NAD(P)H-quinone dehydrogenase — MTRIVIIGGGPGGYEAALVGAQLGAEVTVVDCDGLGGASVLTDCVPSKTLIATAEVMTTFDSSYEELGIVVADDTPHIEQAARVVGVDLGKVNRRVKRLALAQSHDITASVTRAGARVMRGRGKLGGPQGIDGTRDVIVTAADGTETILTADAVLIATGGHPREIPDAMPDGERILNWTQVYDLDELPEELIVVGSGVTGAEFAGAYQALGSRVTLVSSRDRVLPGEDPDAAAVLEDVFRRRGMNVIGRSRAESAKRVGDRVEVTLSDGRVITGTHCLMAVGAIPNTGNMNLEESGVRLKESGHIWTDKVSRTSAPGVYAAGDVTGVFALASVAAMQGRIAMYHFLGDAVAPLNLKTVSSNVFTDPEIATVGYTQADVDSGKIDARVVKLPLLRNPRAKMQGIRDGFVKMFCRPGTGIVVGGVVVSPRASELIHPISIAVDNNLTVEQIANAFTVYPSLSGSIAEVARQLHTRKAAGEA, encoded by the coding sequence GTGACCCGGATCGTGATCATCGGCGGCGGACCCGGCGGGTATGAGGCGGCCCTCGTGGGGGCCCAGCTCGGCGCGGAGGTGACCGTCGTCGACTGCGACGGTCTGGGCGGGGCGTCGGTGCTCACCGACTGCGTGCCCTCCAAGACCCTCATCGCGACCGCCGAGGTGATGACCACCTTCGACTCCTCGTACGAGGAGCTGGGCATCGTCGTCGCCGACGACACCCCGCACATCGAGCAGGCCGCGCGCGTCGTCGGCGTGGACCTCGGCAAGGTCAACCGCCGCGTCAAGCGCCTCGCGCTCGCCCAGTCGCACGACATCACCGCCTCCGTCACCCGGGCCGGCGCCCGCGTCATGCGCGGCCGCGGCAAGCTCGGCGGCCCGCAGGGCATCGACGGCACCCGGGACGTGATCGTCACCGCCGCGGACGGCACGGAGACGATCCTGACGGCCGACGCCGTGCTGATCGCGACCGGCGGCCACCCCCGCGAGATCCCGGACGCGATGCCCGACGGCGAGCGCATCCTGAACTGGACCCAGGTCTACGACCTCGACGAGCTCCCGGAGGAGCTCATCGTCGTCGGCTCCGGCGTCACCGGCGCCGAGTTCGCCGGCGCGTACCAGGCCCTCGGCTCCCGGGTGACCCTGGTGTCCTCCCGCGACCGCGTGCTGCCCGGCGAGGACCCGGACGCCGCCGCCGTCCTGGAGGACGTCTTCCGGCGCCGCGGCATGAACGTCATCGGACGCTCGCGTGCCGAATCCGCCAAGCGGGTGGGCGACCGGGTCGAGGTCACCCTCTCCGACGGCCGCGTCATCACCGGCACCCACTGCCTGATGGCGGTCGGCGCGATCCCGAACACCGGGAACATGAACCTGGAGGAGTCCGGGGTCCGGCTCAAGGAGTCCGGCCACATCTGGACCGACAAGGTCTCCCGCACCTCCGCCCCCGGCGTGTACGCGGCCGGAGACGTGACCGGCGTGTTCGCGCTGGCCTCCGTCGCCGCCATGCAGGGGCGCATCGCGATGTACCACTTCCTCGGCGACGCGGTGGCCCCGCTGAACCTGAAGACGGTCTCGTCGAACGTGTTCACCGACCCGGAGATCGCCACTGTCGGTTACACGCAGGCCGACGTGGACTCAGGGAAGATCGACGCCCGTGTCGTGAAGCTGCCGCTGCTGCGCAACCCGCGCGCCAAGATGCAGGGCATCCGGGACGGCTTCGTGAAGATGTTCTGCCGCCCGGGAACCGGGATCGTGGTGGGCGGCGTCGTCGTCTCGCCGCGCGCGAGCGAGCTGATCCACCCCATCTCGATCGCGGTCGACAACAACCTGACGGTCGAGCAGATCGCAAACGCGTTCACCGTGTACCCCTCCCTCTCGGGCTCGATCGCCGAGGTGGCGCGCCAGTTGCACACGCGGAAGGCCGCCGGGGAGGCCTGA
- a CDS encoding DeoR/GlpR family DNA-binding transcription regulator — protein sequence MFAAERRQLILEMVRANGAVSLRELARVVQTSEVTVRRDVRALEAEGLLDRRHGGAVLPGGFTRESGFPQKSHLATAEKTAIADVAASLVEEGEAVVVGAGTTTQELARRLARVPGLTVVTNSLLVAQALAHANRVEVVMTGGTLRGSNYALVGSGAEQSLQGLRVSRAFLSGSGLTAERGLSTSNMLSASVDRALVQAAAEVVVLADHTKLGTDTMFQTVPTDVMTRLVTDEPPPHDDRAGTELQALADQGVQITVAGAAVAPGGDGPMVGRRPRRESPLPVQRRGGPTAQLRSAPAAAAAAAMLEQQGAGERARVADMRRR from the coding sequence GTGTTCGCTGCAGAACGTCGCCAATTGATCCTCGAAATGGTGCGGGCCAACGGAGCGGTATCGCTCCGGGAGCTCGCCCGCGTCGTCCAGACCTCCGAAGTGACCGTACGGCGGGACGTGCGGGCACTGGAGGCAGAAGGACTCCTCGACCGCCGGCACGGCGGTGCGGTATTGCCGGGCGGTTTCACGCGGGAGTCCGGCTTTCCGCAAAAGTCCCATCTCGCGACGGCGGAGAAGACCGCCATTGCCGATGTCGCGGCAAGTCTCGTCGAAGAGGGCGAGGCCGTGGTCGTCGGCGCCGGTACCACCACGCAGGAGCTGGCCCGCCGGCTCGCGCGGGTGCCCGGCCTGACCGTCGTCACCAACTCCCTGCTGGTCGCGCAGGCCCTGGCCCACGCCAACCGGGTGGAAGTGGTGATGACCGGCGGCACCCTGCGCGGGTCCAACTACGCGCTCGTCGGCAGCGGGGCCGAGCAGTCCCTCCAGGGGCTGCGGGTCTCGCGGGCCTTCCTGTCGGGGAGCGGTCTGACCGCCGAGCGCGGGCTGTCCACCTCGAACATGCTCTCCGCGAGCGTGGACCGGGCACTGGTGCAGGCGGCGGCGGAGGTGGTGGTGCTCGCCGATCACACGAAGCTCGGGACGGACACCATGTTCCAGACCGTGCCGACGGACGTGATGACGCGGCTGGTGACGGACGAGCCGCCGCCGCACGACGACCGGGCCGGTACGGAGTTGCAGGCGCTGGCGGACCAGGGCGTGCAGATCACCGTGGCCGGGGCCGCGGTCGCCCCTGGCGGGGACGGGCCGATGGTGGGGCGGCGGCCGCGGCGGGAGTCGCCGTTGCCGGTCCAGCGGCGGGGCGGGCCGACGGCCCAGTTGCGCAGTGCGCCCGCCGCTGCCGCTGCCGCTGCCATGCTGGAGCAGCAGGGCGCCGGTGAGCGGGCGCGCGTCGCGGACATGCGGCGCCGCTAG
- a CDS encoding biotin carboxylase N-terminal domain-containing protein, with amino-acid sequence MRKVLIANRGEIAVRVARACRDAGIASVAVYADPDRDALHVRAADEAFALGGDTPAASYLDIAKVLQAAADSGADAIHPGYGFLSENAEFAQAVLDAGLTWIGPPPQAIRDLGDKVAARHIAQRAGAPLVAGTPDPVSGAEEVVAFAKEHGLPIAIKAAFGGGGRGLKVARTLEEVPELYDSAVREAVAAFGRGECFVERYLDKPRHVETQCLADSHGNVVVVSTRDCSLQRRHQKLVEEAPAPFLTKEQNAELYAASKAILKEAGYVGAGTVEFLVGTDGTISFLEVNTRLQVEHPVTEEVTGIDLVREMFRIADGEELGYGDPVLRGHSFEFRINGEDPGRGFLPAPGTVTRFAPPSGPGVRLDAGVESGSVIGPAWDSLLAKLIVTGATREQALQRAARALGEFEIEGMATAVPFHRAVVVDPAFAPAGGNPFTVHTRWIETEFVNEIPAFTAPAADEAEDEPGRETVVVEVGGKRLEVSLPSSLGMTLARTAAAGGAKPKRRAAKKSGPAASGDTLASPMQGTIVKVAVEEGQQVAEGDLVVVLEAMKMEQPLNAHRAGTIVGLTAEVGASLTSGATICEIKD; translated from the coding sequence GTGCGCAAGGTGCTCATCGCCAACCGTGGCGAAATCGCTGTCCGCGTTGCCCGGGCCTGCCGGGACGCCGGGATCGCCAGCGTAGCCGTCTACGCCGATCCGGACCGGGACGCTCTGCACGTCCGCGCGGCCGACGAAGCTTTCGCGTTGGGCGGTGACACCCCGGCCGCGAGTTACCTGGACATCGCGAAGGTCCTTCAGGCCGCGGCCGATTCCGGTGCCGACGCCATCCACCCCGGGTACGGGTTCCTGTCGGAGAACGCCGAGTTCGCGCAGGCCGTCCTCGACGCCGGTCTGACCTGGATCGGCCCGCCGCCGCAGGCCATCCGGGACCTCGGCGACAAGGTCGCCGCCCGTCACATCGCGCAGCGCGCCGGCGCGCCGCTGGTCGCCGGCACCCCGGACCCGGTCTCGGGTGCGGAGGAGGTCGTGGCCTTCGCGAAGGAGCACGGCCTGCCCATCGCGATCAAGGCCGCCTTCGGCGGTGGCGGTCGCGGCCTCAAGGTCGCCCGCACCCTCGAAGAGGTGCCCGAGCTCTACGACTCCGCCGTCCGCGAGGCCGTGGCCGCGTTCGGCCGCGGCGAGTGCTTCGTCGAGCGCTACCTCGACAAGCCGCGGCACGTCGAGACCCAGTGCCTGGCCGACTCCCACGGCAACGTGGTCGTCGTCTCCACGCGTGACTGCTCGCTGCAGCGCCGCCACCAGAAGCTGGTGGAGGAGGCCCCCGCGCCGTTCCTGACGAAGGAGCAGAACGCGGAGCTGTACGCCGCGTCGAAGGCGATCCTGAAGGAAGCCGGCTACGTCGGCGCCGGCACCGTCGAGTTCCTCGTCGGCACCGACGGCACGATCTCCTTCCTGGAGGTCAACACCCGCCTCCAGGTCGAGCACCCGGTCACCGAAGAGGTCACCGGCATCGACCTGGTCCGCGAGATGTTCCGCATCGCCGACGGCGAGGAGCTCGGCTACGGGGACCCCGTGCTGCGCGGTCACTCCTTCGAGTTCCGCATCAACGGCGAGGACCCGGGCCGCGGCTTCCTGCCCGCCCCCGGCACCGTCACCCGGTTCGCCCCGCCGTCGGGTCCGGGCGTCCGCCTCGACGCGGGCGTCGAGTCCGGCTCGGTCATCGGCCCGGCGTGGGACTCCCTGCTCGCCAAGCTGATCGTCACCGGCGCCACCCGCGAGCAGGCCCTGCAGCGCGCCGCGCGTGCGCTGGGCGAGTTCGAGATCGAGGGCATGGCCACGGCCGTTCCCTTCCACCGCGCGGTCGTCGTCGACCCGGCGTTCGCCCCCGCGGGCGGGAACCCGTTCACGGTCCACACCCGGTGGATCGAGACCGAGTTCGTCAACGAGATCCCGGCGTTCACGGCTCCGGCCGCGGACGAGGCGGAGGACGAGCCGGGCCGCGAGACGGTCGTCGTCGAGGTCGGCGGCAAGCGCCTCGAAGTCTCCCTGCCGTCCTCGCTCGGCATGACCCTGGCCCGTACGGCCGCCGCGGGTGGCGCCAAGCCGAAGCGCCGCGCGGCGAAGAAGTCGGGCCCGGCCGCGTCGGGCGACACGCTGGCGTCGCCGATGCAGGGCACGATCGTCAAGGTCGCGGTCGAGGAGGGCCAGCAGGTCGCCGAGGGCGACCTGGTCGTGGTCCTGGAGGCCATGAAGATGGAACAGCCCCTGAACGCGCACCGCGCGGGCACCATCGTGGGCCTCACCGCCGAGGTCGGCGCGAGCCTCACGTCCGGCGCCACGATCTGCGAGATCAAGGACTGA
- a CDS encoding nucleoside triphosphate pyrophosphatase, giving the protein MTAEPRALVLASASPARLNLLRQAGLAPHVIVSNFDEDTLNADSPAELALALAEAKAAVVAALDEASGALVIGCDSVLELDGEALGKPADAEEATARWKSMRGRAGVLRTGHCVIDTASGRQVSATASTTVRFGEPTDAEVAAYVASGEPLHVAGAFTLDGLSAPFIDGIDGDPGNVIGLSLPLLRSLLGELGVSITDLWA; this is encoded by the coding sequence ATGACTGCCGAACCCCGCGCCCTCGTCCTCGCCTCCGCCTCCCCCGCCCGGCTGAACCTGCTGCGGCAGGCCGGGCTGGCCCCGCACGTCATCGTCAGCAACTTCGACGAGGACACCCTGAACGCGGACAGCCCGGCCGAACTCGCGCTGGCGCTGGCCGAGGCCAAGGCGGCCGTCGTGGCGGCCCTGGACGAGGCCTCGGGCGCCCTGGTGATCGGCTGCGACTCGGTGCTGGAGCTGGACGGCGAGGCGCTCGGCAAGCCGGCCGACGCCGAGGAGGCCACGGCCCGCTGGAAGTCGATGCGGGGGCGGGCCGGCGTACTGCGCACCGGGCACTGCGTGATCGACACGGCGAGCGGGCGTCAGGTCTCGGCCACGGCGTCGACGACGGTCCGCTTCGGCGAGCCGACGGACGCCGAGGTGGCGGCCTACGTGGCGAGCGGCGAGCCGCTGCACGTGGCGGGCGCGTTCACCCTGGACGGCCTGTCGGCCCCGTTCATCGACGGCATCGACGGCGACCCCGGCAACGTCATCGGGCTGTCGCTGCCGCTGCTGCGCTCCCTGCTGGGCGAACTGGGCGTGTCCATCACGGACCTGTGGGCCTGA
- the mmpB gene encoding morphogenic membrane protein MmpB, producing the protein MLWSDPKDEPPKDMRDVQAMLRRLIVVLALAMLVVVYVLGVGPF; encoded by the coding sequence ATGCTCTGGTCAGACCCCAAGGACGAGCCGCCGAAGGACATGCGCGACGTACAGGCCATGCTCCGGCGGCTGATCGTGGTGCTCGCGCTCGCCATGCTCGTGGTGGTGTACGTCCTCGGCGTGGGCCCCTTCTAG
- a CDS encoding acyl-CoA carboxylase epsilon subunit: MVIKVVKGNPTPEELAAALAVVQARAAVLASAPSGAPAVADEWAAPSRVARRHLPQPGPRAWGRTYWPA, encoded by the coding sequence GTGGTGATCAAGGTCGTCAAGGGAAACCCGACCCCGGAGGAGCTGGCCGCCGCACTGGCGGTGGTCCAAGCGCGCGCGGCGGTGCTGGCCTCGGCGCCGTCGGGCGCGCCCGCGGTCGCGGACGAGTGGGCGGCGCCCTCCCGGGTGGCCCGGCGGCACCTGCCGCAGCCGGGGCCGCGCGCGTGGGGGCGTACGTACTGGCCCGCGTAG
- a CDS encoding acyl-CoA carboxylase subunit beta produces MSQPSEPIDMHTTAGKIADLQRRIDEATHAGSARAVEKQHAKGKLTARERVALLLDEGSFVELDEFARHRSTSFGLEKTRPYGDGVVTGYGTVDGRPVAVFSQDFTVFGGALGEVYGQKIMKVMDFALKTGCPLVGINDSGGARIQEGVSALGMYGEIFRRNVHASGVIPQISLIVGPCAGGAVYSPAITDFTVMVDQTSHMFITGPDVIKTVTGEDVGFEELGGARTHNSTSGVAHHMAGDEKDAIEYVKSLLAYLPSNNLSEPPAFPEEADTEVTDTDRELDVLIPDSANQPYDMHTVIEHVLDDAEFLETQALFAPNILTGFGRVEGHPVGIVANQPMQFAGCLDINASEKAARFVRTCDAFNIPVLTFVDVPGFLPGTDQEYNGIIRRGAKLIYAYAEATVPLITVITRKAFGGAYDVMGSKHLGADLNLAWPTAQIAVMGAQGAVNILHRRAIAEAEEAGNAEETRARLITEYEDALLNPYTAAERGYIDAVTMPSETRAHVVKGLRQLRTKRESLPPKKHGNIPL; encoded by the coding sequence ATGTCACAACCCTCAGAGCCGATCGACATGCATACGACCGCGGGCAAGATCGCGGACCTGCAGCGCCGCATCGACGAAGCCACCCACGCCGGCTCCGCACGGGCGGTGGAGAAGCAGCACGCCAAGGGCAAGCTGACGGCGCGTGAGCGGGTGGCCCTGCTGCTGGACGAGGGATCGTTCGTCGAGCTGGACGAGTTCGCCCGGCACCGTTCCACCAGCTTCGGGCTGGAGAAGACCCGCCCCTACGGCGACGGCGTCGTCACCGGCTACGGCACGGTCGACGGCCGCCCGGTCGCGGTGTTCTCGCAGGACTTCACCGTCTTCGGCGGCGCCCTCGGCGAGGTCTACGGCCAGAAGATCATGAAGGTCATGGACTTCGCGCTGAAGACCGGCTGCCCCCTCGTCGGCATCAACGACTCCGGCGGCGCCCGCATCCAGGAGGGCGTCAGCGCGCTGGGCATGTACGGCGAGATCTTCCGCCGCAACGTCCACGCCTCCGGCGTCATCCCGCAGATCAGCCTGATCGTGGGTCCCTGCGCGGGCGGCGCGGTGTACTCCCCCGCGATCACCGACTTCACCGTGATGGTCGACCAGACCTCGCACATGTTCATCACCGGCCCGGACGTCATCAAGACGGTCACCGGCGAGGACGTGGGCTTCGAGGAGCTGGGCGGCGCCCGCACCCACAACTCCACCTCCGGCGTCGCCCACCACATGGCCGGCGACGAGAAGGACGCCATCGAGTACGTCAAGTCCCTGCTGGCGTACCTGCCGTCGAACAACCTCTCCGAGCCGCCCGCCTTCCCGGAGGAGGCGGACACCGAGGTCACCGACACCGACCGCGAGCTCGACGTCCTGATCCCGGACAGCGCGAACCAGCCGTACGACATGCACACCGTGATCGAGCACGTGCTCGACGACGCGGAGTTCCTGGAGACGCAGGCGCTGTTCGCCCCGAACATCCTCACCGGCTTCGGCCGCGTCGAGGGCCACCCGGTGGGCATCGTCGCCAACCAGCCGATGCAGTTCGCCGGCTGCCTGGACATCAACGCCTCCGAGAAGGCGGCCCGGTTCGTCCGGACGTGCGACGCCTTCAACATCCCGGTGCTGACCTTCGTGGACGTCCCGGGCTTCCTGCCGGGCACCGACCAGGAGTACAACGGAATCATCCGGCGCGGCGCGAAGCTGATCTACGCCTACGCCGAGGCCACCGTCCCCCTGATCACCGTCATCACCCGCAAGGCCTTCGGCGGCGCGTACGACGTCATGGGCTCCAAGCACCTCGGCGCGGACCTGAACCTGGCCTGGCCGACCGCGCAGATCGCCGTCATGGGCGCGCAGGGCGCGGTCAACATCCTGCACCGCCGCGCGATCGCCGAGGCGGAGGAGGCGGGCAACGCCGAGGAGACCCGGGCCCGGCTCATCACCGAGTACGAGGACGCGCTGCTCAACCCGTACACGGCCGCCGAGCGCGGTTACATCGACGCGGTGACCATGCCGTCCGAGACCCGCGCGCACGTGGTGAAGGGGCTGCGCCAGCTCCGCACCAAGCGGGAGTCCCTGCCCCCGAAGAAGCACGGCAACATCCCCCTGTAG
- a CDS encoding biotin--[acetyl-CoA-carboxylase] ligase, whose amino-acid sequence MPSDASAGHWSSLDRPPLNAAALRRAMVTDGGLWTSLEVLPSTGSTNSDLASRAGDLPGGAVLVAEEQTAGRGRLDRSWVAPARSGLFFSVLLKPGPEVPQERWGWLTLLAGVATATGLSRAAGVDTALKWPNDLLVSVDGEERKTGGILAERVGDGVVIGIGLNVTLNDAELPVPEAGSLALAKATVTDREPLLKAVLRSLEQWYGDWRAAGGDPAASGLQETYAAGCATLGRHVRAELPGGRQLTGTAEAVDADGRLVIRTADGEREAVGAGDVVHLRSVR is encoded by the coding sequence ATGCCGTCAGACGCTTCCGCAGGCCACTGGTCGAGCCTCGACCGGCCGCCGCTGAACGCCGCCGCGCTGCGGCGGGCCATGGTCACCGACGGGGGGCTGTGGACCTCCCTGGAGGTACTGCCCTCGACCGGGTCCACCAACAGCGATCTCGCCTCCCGGGCCGGGGACCTCCCCGGGGGAGCCGTGCTCGTCGCCGAGGAGCAGACCGCCGGGCGCGGGCGGCTGGACCGCAGCTGGGTCGCGCCGGCCCGGTCGGGGCTGTTCTTCTCCGTCCTGCTCAAGCCGGGGCCGGAGGTCCCGCAGGAGCGGTGGGGCTGGCTGACCCTGCTCGCCGGGGTCGCCACCGCGACCGGGCTCTCCCGGGCGGCGGGCGTGGACACCGCGCTCAAGTGGCCCAACGACCTGCTGGTCAGCGTGGACGGCGAGGAGCGCAAGACCGGGGGGATCCTCGCCGAGCGGGTGGGCGACGGGGTCGTCATCGGGATCGGGCTCAACGTGACGCTGAACGACGCCGAGCTGCCGGTGCCGGAAGCCGGGTCGCTGGCCCTGGCGAAGGCCACCGTCACGGACCGGGAGCCGCTGCTGAAGGCCGTACTGCGGTCCCTGGAGCAGTGGTACGGCGACTGGCGCGCGGCCGGCGGCGACCCGGCCGCCAGCGGCCTCCAGGAGACCTACGCGGCGGGCTGCGCGACCCTCGGCCGGCACGTCCGGGCGGAGCTGCCGGGCGGGCGTCAGCTCACCGGAACGGCCGAGGCGGTCGACGCGGACGGGCGGCTCGTCATCAGGACGGCGGACGGGGAGCGGGAGGCCGTGGGCGCCGGGGACGTGGTCCACCTGCGGTCGGTGCGCTAG
- a CDS encoding adenylate/guanylate cyclase domain-containing protein, whose amino-acid sequence MTVDDPTSSASAGGGSGATGPAGPSGPTGSGSGSGGGTSAGTPIGRDQHTPHHEVDHTVQPTADPLAIRLEQLILGAERRYTPFQAARSAGVSMELASRFWRAMGFADIGQAKALTEADVLALRRLAGLVEAGLLSEPMAVQVARSTGQTTARLAEWQIDSFLEGLTEPPEPGMTRTEVTYPLVELLLPELEEFLVYVWRRQLAAATGRVVQVADDEEMVDRRLAVGFADLVGFTRLTRRLEEEELGELVEAFETTAADLVAAHGGRLIKTLGDEVLYCADDAGTAAEIALRLIETMEADPQMPELRVGIAFGTVTTRMGDVFGTTVNLASRLTSIAPKDAVLVDGAMAEELGRTGAAPVSEKEAESEEGGGAYRFALQPMWQRPVRGLGVVEPWSLTRRKPKIPG is encoded by the coding sequence TTGACCGTCGACGACCCTACGTCCAGCGCGTCCGCCGGCGGGGGCTCCGGGGCCACGGGGCCCGCCGGGCCCAGCGGCCCCACCGGCTCCGGCTCCGGTTCGGGCGGGGGCACGAGTGCCGGGACGCCGATCGGGCGGGACCAGCACACTCCCCACCACGAGGTGGACCACACCGTCCAGCCGACGGCCGACCCGCTCGCCATCCGCCTGGAGCAGCTCATCCTGGGCGCCGAGCGCCGCTACACGCCGTTCCAGGCGGCCCGCAGCGCCGGGGTCTCGATGGAGCTCGCCTCGCGCTTCTGGCGGGCGATGGGCTTCGCGGACATCGGGCAGGCCAAGGCCCTGACGGAGGCGGACGTACTGGCGCTGCGCCGCCTCGCCGGCCTGGTCGAGGCGGGGCTGCTGAGCGAACCGATGGCGGTGCAGGTGGCGCGCTCCACGGGGCAGACCACCGCCCGGTTGGCGGAATGGCAGATCGACTCCTTCCTGGAGGGCCTGACGGAGCCGCCGGAGCCGGGAATGACCCGTACGGAGGTCACGTACCCGCTCGTCGAGCTGCTGCTGCCGGAGCTGGAGGAGTTCCTCGTCTACGTGTGGCGGCGGCAGCTGGCGGCCGCCACCGGGCGGGTGGTGCAGGTCGCGGACGACGAGGAGATGGTCGACCGGCGGCTCGCGGTCGGCTTCGCGGACCTGGTGGGCTTCACCCGGCTGACGCGGCGGCTGGAGGAGGAGGAGCTCGGCGAGCTCGTCGAGGCCTTCGAGACGACGGCGGCGGACCTGGTGGCGGCGCACGGCGGCCGGCTGATCAAGACGCTCGGCGACGAGGTCCTCTACTGCGCCGACGACGCGGGCACGGCGGCGGAGATCGCGCTGCGGCTGATCGAGACCATGGAGGCCGATCCGCAGATGCCGGAGCTGCGCGTCGGGATCGCGTTCGGGACGGTGACGACCCGGATGGGCGACGTCTTCGGGACCACGGTGAACCTGGCCTCGCGGCTGACGTCGATAGCGCCGAAGGACGCGGTGCTGGTGGACGGGGCGATGGCGGAGGAACTGGGCCGCACGGGCGCCGCGCCGGTGTCGGAGAAGGAAGCCGAGTCGGAGGAGGGCGGCGGCGCGTACCGCTTCGCGCTCCAGCCGATGTGGCAGCGGCCGGTGCGCGGGCTGGGCGTCGTGGAGCCCTGGTCGCTGACGCGGCGGAAGCCTAAGATCCCCGGGTAA
- a CDS encoding enoyl-CoA hydratase/isomerase family protein has translation MVSVSESEFVSVRRHGDDGVAELVLDRPKAMNAVSTEMARAIGATCAALAADASVRVVVVSSTAERAFCVGADLKERNSLSDAELVAQRPTTRGAYGGVLELPMPTIAAVHGFALGGGFELALACDVIVADETAVVGLPEVSVGVIPGGGGTQLLPRRVGAARAAELIFTARRVEAAEALALGLVDSVVPPGTDREEALALASRMAANSPVGLRAAKRALRLGHGMDLTAGLEIEDAAWRTVAFSADRAEGVAAFNEKRRPQWPVA, from the coding sequence GTGGTGTCGGTGTCGGAGTCGGAGTTCGTATCGGTACGTCGGCACGGTGACGACGGGGTGGCCGAGCTGGTCCTGGACCGCCCCAAGGCGATGAACGCCGTGTCGACGGAGATGGCGAGGGCCATCGGGGCGACGTGTGCCGCGCTCGCGGCGGACGCGTCGGTACGGGTGGTCGTGGTCTCGTCGACCGCCGAGCGGGCGTTCTGCGTCGGGGCGGACCTCAAGGAGCGCAACTCCCTGTCGGACGCGGAGCTGGTGGCTCAGCGGCCGACCACGCGCGGTGCGTACGGGGGCGTGCTGGAGCTGCCGATGCCGACGATCGCGGCGGTGCACGGGTTCGCGCTGGGCGGCGGCTTCGAGCTGGCGCTGGCGTGTGACGTGATCGTGGCGGACGAGACGGCGGTGGTCGGCCTGCCGGAGGTCTCGGTCGGGGTGATCCCGGGCGGCGGCGGTACGCAGCTGCTGCCGCGACGGGTGGGCGCGGCGCGGGCGGCGGAGCTGATCTTCACGGCGCGGCGAGTCGAGGCGGCCGAGGCGCTGGCGCTGGGCCTGGTGGACTCGGTCGTCCCGCCGGGCACGGACCGCGAGGAGGCCCTCGCTCTGGCGTCCCGCATGGCGGCGAACTCCCCGGTGGGCCTTCGCGCCGCCAAGCGGGCGCTGCGCCTGGGCCACGGCATGGACCTGACGGCCGGCCTGGAGATCGAGGACGCGGCCTGGCGCACGGTCGCCTTCTCCGCCGACCGCGCGGAGGGCGTGGCCGCCTTCAACGAGAAGCGCCGCCCGCAGTGGCCGGTCGCCTGA